In Deinococcus aquiradiocola, the sequence GACAGCCCGGACGGAAGTGCAGTGGCGGGCCGGAGCGGCGGGACGACGGGTCAGCTGCATGCTACTCCATGCCCGCACGTGCACCCGGACCCCCGCAGTCCAGCAGGAAACGCCCACCTGCCGGGAAGGCAGATGGGCGCGCGTCCCTCGGCAGGAACAGCTCAGTCCATGGCAGTGGCGAGGACCGGTTCGGGCTGCACGGCGCTCGCACCGATGGCCCGCAGGCGCTCCGCGAAGCGCTCGTAGCCACGGTTGATGTACACCATGCCGTCGATGGTCGTCTCGCCCTCGGCGGCCAGGGCGGCCACCACGAGCGCCGCACCCGCGCGGATGTCGGCGGCCTTGACGGGCGCGCCGTGCAGGGGGGCGCCCTGGATGGTCTGGGTGTGGCCGCTCACCTTGATGTTCGCGCCCATGCGGTGCAGTTCCACGACGTGCGTGAGGCGGTCGGTGTACACGCCGTCCGTGACGACGCTGGTGCCGGGCACCGTGGCGAGCAGCGCGCTCATCTGCGGCTGGATGTCGGTCGGGAAGCCGGGGAAGGAGCCGGTGGTGATGTCGGTGGGGAGCAGCACGCCGCTGGTGGCGTTGACGGACAGGGTGTCGTCCGTTTCGAGGATGCTGACGCCCATCTCGGTGAGTTTCATGCTGAGGGCGCGCATGTGGTCGGGGCGCACGCCGGTCAGGGTGAGGTGGCTGCGGGTGGCGGCCGCCGCGATCATCAGGGTGCCCGCCTCGATGCGGTCGGGGATGACGGTGTACTCGCCGCCGCGCAGGGAGGCCACGCCGGTCACGACGAGGGTGTGGGTGCCCGCACCTTCGATGTTCGCGCCGAGGCTGTTGAGGAAGCCGATCATGTCGACGACGTCGGTGTCGATGCTGGCGTTCTCGAGCACGACCTGTCCGGTGCCGAGCACGGCGGCCAGGATGGCGTTCTGGGTGGCGCCGACGGTCAGCATCTCGAAGACGTAGCGGCCGCCGAGGGGCGCGACGCGGCGCGCCTCGAAGTTCCCGCCTTCCTCGTCGAGGTCCACGCCGAGTGCGCGGAAGGCCTTGACGTGCTGGTCGACGGGGCGGTGACCGAAGGCGCAGCCGCCGGGCATGCTGACGGTCGCTTCGCCCGCGCGGGACAGCAGGGCGCCCATCACGATGAAGCTGGCGCGCATCTTGGACACGAGCGAGTAGGGCGTCTCGGTGTTCAGGATGTCGGGGGTGTGCAGGGTGAGGGTGTTGGGTCCCTCCCAGGTGTGGCGCGTGCCGAGGTGCGTCACGATGTCCAGGATCGTGTAGATGTCCGACAGGCGCGGAATGCCGTGCAGGCGGACGGGTTCGCGGCTCAGCAGGCTGGCCACGATGATGGGGAGCGCGGCGTTTTTGCTGGGTTGGACAGCGTATTCGCCTTTCAGGGTGCGGCCGCCGACGATCTGCATGGGGGTGAGCTGGAGCATGGGAGGGGTTCCTTTTGACGGCAGGTTTTCTCTGAAACTGGCCGGAATGATCATAAGAGAAGATGAAGAGGGGGGCAAGGCTGGGTCGCGTGTGGCCGCAGGCATTTTTTCCTCCCGCATCTTACACACTATACTCAGGTGCGTCTAGTGAGCGGTGGGGTGCGCATGCTACGCTTGAGCCAGCTGCGCCGCAGACGCCCGGCGGGCCGGAGCGGGTAAAGCGGGACCGCCCGAATCCGCCCGTCCGGCCCGCTTGAGGGCACCGTTTGCGCGTGATAGCCTGATGAGAAGTCATTAAACCACCATGCCCACCCATTCGCCCCCGCTCCGTCCAGCCACGCCGCCACCCCCAGGGTGCCGGACCGCCAGGAGCCGGGCCTGGACCCGGAGTGCTGGTCCCTTCAGTCCAAGAGGTCAGGAATGCCCAAGAAGGAACGTAAACGCCTGCAGGTGGTCATCAGCGAGGAGCAGGACGCGCTGCTGACCCGCACTGCCTACGAACTGTCCAGCCCCGAACGCCTCATCTCCAAGAGCGAGGTCGTACGCCTCGCCATCGAGAAGATCGCCCGCGAGATGGGCGAGGACATCCACCTCGACGAACTCCGCTCGCTGCTCGACGACGAGAACGTCAGCGAAGACGCCTGACCCCTCGCTGCACGCCCCCCCGGCCACGGGTGGACCCTCAGACGGTCCACCCGTTCGCCTTGCCTGCCCGCCCGGAGAAGCCATGACGCTCACCCCGCCGCACACCCCACGCCCCGCATGACACGGCACGAGCCGGTAGACTGGAACGCGATGAACGGCGAGACGGGCTTGGTCGGGTCACTGCTGGCCGCGCGGTACGAGGTCGGCGAGGTGCTCGGCGAGGGCGGCAGCGCCCGCGTGTACCGCGCCCACGACCGGTACCTCGACCGCGACGTGGCCGTCAAGGTCGTGCACGAACACCTCTCGCCGCAGGACCGGCAGCGGTTCCTGCGCGAGATCCGCACGCTCGCGCGCCTCAACCACCCCGGCATCGTCACCGTGTACGACCTCGGCGAGCAGGACGGCCAGCCGTACTTCACGATGCCGCTCCTGCAGGGCGGCCCCCTGACGGTCCTCGGCCCGCTGGAGGACGACCCCGCCCAGCTCGGCCGCTACCTCACGGCCGCCGCGTTCGTGGCGCGCGCCCTGCACCACGTGCACGCCTCCGGCCTGATTCACCGGGACCTGACGCCCGGCAACATCCTGCTCGATCAGAGCGGCAACCCGCGCATCATGGACTTCGGCCTCGTGGCGCTCAGCGACTTCTCGCGGCACCTCACGCGCAGCGGCGTCACGCTCGGCACGCCGCAGTACATGGCGCCCGAACAGGCGCGCGGCAGCGGCGTCGGCCCGGCCAGCGACCTGTACGCGCTCGGCGCGGTGCTGTACCGCGTCGCGTGCGGCTCTCCCCCCTTCGTGGGCGACAGCGACCAGAGCATCCTGTACCAGCACGTGTACGACCTGCCGCCCGACCCGCGCGACCTGAACCCGGCCGTGCCGGACGGACTCGCGCAGGTGCTGCTGGGCCTGCTCGCCAAGAAACCCGAGGACCGCCCCCTGAACGGCGAGGCGCTCGCCGCCCGGCTGGGCCTCGCGCGGCGCGACGCGTGGACGGTCGCCGGACGCAGCCAGTACCGGGGCGGGCGCGGCCGCAGCGGCGAGCAGCTCGACGGGCCGCTCGACGCGACGCGCCTGCAGGAGGTGTGGAGCACCCGCCTGCCCGGCGAGGTGACGTGGCCGTCCGCGGTGCTCGGGCAGAGCACGCACCTCGCGGTCGGCACGCGCAGCGGCCAGCTGTGCCTCGTGTCGGGCAGCGGCACCCTGCAGCACCAGCTTCAGGCAGGAGACGAGGTGACGGCCCCACCCACCTTCCACCGCGAGAGCGTGCTGTACGGCGCGTGGGACGGCCTGCTGCGCCGCGCGCGCCTCGACGGGCGGCCGCTGTGGTCGCACCGCACGCGCGCCGAGATCACGGGCGCGCCCACCGTGTGGGGCAACCTCGTGCTCACCTCGTCCCGCGACGGGCACCTGCACGCCGTGCACCTCGAAACGGGCGAACTGCAGTGGGCGTACCGCGCGGCCGGGCCGGTCGCGGCGAGCCCGCTCGTGTGGGGCGGCGCGGCCATCGTCGCGGACGAGGAAGGCTGGGTGCACGCCCTCGACGCGAGCACCGGCGTGCAGCTGTGGCGCGTGCAGCTGCAGACGGTGCACGCCACGCCCGCCCTCGCGCCGCTCGGCCCACGTGAGGCGGCACTGCTCGTCGCGTGCTGGCCCGGCGAGGTGCACGCCCTGCACCTCGGCATCCAGAACGGGCACGCGCGCACCCTGCCGGAACCGCTGCTGTGGACGTACGACATGGAAGACGAACTGTGGGCCGCGCCCGCCGTGTCCGGCAGCACCGTCGTCGTGGCCGGGTGGGGCGGCCGCGTGCGCGCCCTGAGCCTGCGCGGCGGCGACGACCTGTGGGAACGGCAGCTGGGCGGGCGCATCACCGCCAGTCCCGTCATCGCGGGCGGGCAGGTGTACCTCGCGACGGAGGACGGCGAACTGTGCGTGCTGTCGCTCAAGTCGGGCCGCGTCATCTGGGAGACGCGCGTCCCGGTCGGCATTCAGGCGACGCCGCTCGTCAGTGGGGGCGCGCTGTACGTGGCGTTCATGGACGGCACCCTCAAGGCGTACCGCTCGCTCGACGAACGCTGAGCCCCGCACGCACGCCCCCGGATCTTGAGGCAACCTGAACGTACGCCCGCAAGTTACCGAACCCTCAGCAACACCATGCACCGGAGGCGTACAGTGACGTTACCCGCGTACCGAAGTGACCCCGCAGCACGAAGTCACCGAAGGACGCACACAGGAGGAAACACCATGCCCAACCTCGGCTTTCCCGAAATCATGATCATTCTGGTGGTGGCGCTGCTGGTCTTCGGACCGAAGAAACTGCCGGACCTGGGCCGCAGCCTCGGCAACGGCATCCGCGAGTTCCGCAAGGGCACCCAGGGCCTCAAGGACGAACTCGAAGGCAGCCTCAAGGACACGCCCGCCCAGCCCGCCGCGCCCACCCCCACCATTGCCGCCCCCACCGTGATGGCGTCCCAGGCGGCCGTCATGCCGTCCGCGCCCGTCACGCGCGTCGTGGAACTCGGCAAGAGCGAACAGCGCGACGCCTGAACCTGCACGCAGCCGTCACCTGCAGTCACCCGCGCCCCGGCCCTCCAGCCGGGGCGTTCCGCTGCCGCATCCCGGCCCCACCGGCACGGCGGGAACGGAGGCCGGGGCGGGGCACGGACGCGGCACGTATACGCCCGCTTTACCGCGACCCCTACAATGACCGCAGATGCCTCTCTCCAGCTACATCGACCCCGAGTACCTGCTCAAGACCTTCTCGTATGTGGGCCTGACCGGCATCCTCTTCGCGGAGACCGGCCTGCTGCTCGGCTTCTTCCTGCCGGGCGACAGCCTGCTCATCACGGCAGGCATCTTCGCGGCGCGCGGCGACCTGAACCTCGGACTGCTGATGCTGCTCGGCACGCTCGCCGCCTTCGTGGGCAACACCTGCGGGTACCTGATCGGGCGGCGTTTCGGGCCGCTCGTGTTCAGCCGCGTGCGCTTCCTGAAACCCGAGTACGTCGAGCAGGCCCGCGAGTACTTCGCGCAGCATGGAAACCAGACGCTGGTCCTGTCGCGCTTCGTGCCCGTCATCCGGACCATCGTGCCGACACTCGCCGGGACGGTCAACCTCGACTTCCGGCTGTTCAGCCTGTACAACGCGGCGGGCGCGGTCCTGTGGGGCGGCGGCGTCACGCTCGCCGGGTACCTGCTCGGCAAGGTCATCCCCAAGGACGTGCTCGACAAGTACATCCTGCTGATCATCGCGGTGGTGCTCGTCGCGTCGTTTGTGCCGGTCATCCTGGAAGTCCTCAGGCGCCGCCGCGCCTGACGCACCTGCCAGAAGTGCGTCAGGACCCGGCTGGTACAGTGACGGCGTGACCCGCCGCGCCCACCCCGCCCCCGTCTCCCCCGCCCCGGCCCGCCGCTGATGCTCGCCACCGCCCGCAGTGTCGCCCTGATCGGCGTGGACGCCGTGCCCGTCGAGGTGGAAGTGGACGTCTCGCCCGGCCTGCCGTCCTTCATGCTGGTGGGCCTGCCGGACCAGGCGGTCAGCGAGGCGCGCGAACGCGTGCGGGCCGCCGTCCGCAACAGCGGGTACCCGTTCCCGGCGGCGCGCATCACCGTGAACCTCGCGCCCGCCGACCTCCGCAAGGAAGGTCCGATCTACGACCTGCCGATCGCGCTCGGCCTGCTCGCCGCGCAGGACCTGCTGCCCGCGCACGCGCTGAGCGGCGTGATCGCAGCGGGCGAACTGGCGCTCGACGGGTCCCTGCGCGCCATCGGCGGGGCCGTGAACCTGTCGCTGCTCGCGGCCGCAAGCGGCCACGCGGTCCTGCTGCCCGCGCCCAGTGCGGACGAGGCCGCCCTGATCGACGGGGTGACCGTGTACGGCGCCACGAACCTCCGCGCGGCCGTGGAGCACCTGAACGGCACGCGCCTCCTCTTCCCGGCACCCGCACCGACGCCGGAACCGGACGCGGAAGCGCTGCTGGACCTGCTCGACATTCGCGGGCAGACGCAGGCGAAACGCGCGCTGGAAGTCGCCCTGGCGGGCGGCCACAACCTGCTGATGATCGGGTCGCCCGGCAGCGGCAAGACCATGCTCGCGCGGCGTGCGCCCAGCCTCCTGCCGCGCCTCACGCGCGCAGAGGCGCTCGAAGTGACGCGCATCCACAGCGCCGCGGGCATGCTGACGGGCCACGGCGGACTCGTGCAGACGCCGCCCTACCGCGCGCCGCACCACACGGTGTCCGACGCGGGCCTGATCGGGGGCGGCAGCGTCCCCAGGCCCGGCGAGGTGTCGCTCGCGCACCGGGGCGTGCTGTTCCTCGACGAATTCCCGGAATTCAACCGCCGCGCCCTGGAGACGCTGCGGCAACCGCTGGAGGACGGCGAGGTCCTCATCAGCCGCGCGCGCGGCAGCGTCCGCTACCCCGCGCAGTTCCAGCTGGTGGCCGCCATGAACCCGTGCCCATGAGGTCTGCAATCAGAGTGAGTCGTTTGGGGCGTGTGGGACAGCGTGGGTTGGGGCTTCAGTCCCAGTGGTTGTCGATGTGGTCGCCGATCCGTTGGGGGCGCCAGGTCTGAGCTGGCGGTGTTCGGCGGGGTTGAGGTGTTGGAGGGCAGCTGGTGTGGGGCGGCTTCGAGGTCCTGAGCGCCCCCGACCTGTGAAGTCTGCGGTGTTGACGTTGGGCAGATAGGTTTGGGGGGAGTGGGATCCGGTGATGTCGGGGGGGAGGGGCAGCGTGCCTGCCATGGGCTTCTCCCTGACCTGTTGAATGGGACTTTCCCCTGATCTCTACAAGGCCCAGGTGACGTCGGTGCTGCCGTCAGGGCGGACGGTAACGCGGGCGACGAGCTCGTGCGCCAGCGTCTGCCATTCCTGGTCGGTGAGGGTGTCGAGGCGGTCGGCGAGCTGGGCGCTGAGCGCGAGGACGTCCCGGGCGCGGTGTTCGGCGCTGGCCTGCTGACGGGCGGCGTCGCGAAGGGTGGTGAGTTCCAGGGTGAGGCCCTGGAGGCGCGTTTCGATGGCGGCCTGCCGTTCGAGGTACACGCCCTTGTCGAGGTCGCCGCTGAGGTAGAGGTCGAGGAGGCGCGCGCGTTGGTGGGTGGTGTCCTGGGTGGCGCGTTCGGCCTGGGTGATCTGGTTGTCCAGCAGGTCGGGCCGCTGGCCTTCGTGGGCTTTGAGGGCCTCGTCGGGGTTGCTGAGGATGCGGCGGATGCCCTGGCGGATGTGGTCGTCGAGGTCGTGCCCGCGGACGTAGGGGCTGGCGCAGCGTTCGCTTTCGGGGCGGCCGCCGCGGACGGTGCGGCCGGTGCAGCCGTAGTAGTACTCGTTCCGGGGTTTGGCGGCTTTGCTGCCGACGTAGGTGCGGCCGCACGACCCGCACTTGATCAGGCTTTTGAGCATGTAGATGTTCCTGGCGTTCCGGAGGGCGGTGAGGCGGTTGCGGGACAGCATGAGTTGTGCGCGCTCCCAGATTTCGGGCGTCACGATGACGGGGGCGGTGCCGACGACGATGCCGGTGCCTGCCGTGCCGGCGCGGGCGTTGCGTTTCCCGTACTCGGGGAGGCCCTTGTAGACGGGGTTCTTGAGGATGCGCAGCACGCCGCCGGGTCGCCAGTGCGTGACGGTGCTCTTGCCGCGCACGCCGCGCCCGTCGAGCTGGTAGTGGGGCGGGATGCCGAGGGCGGTGAGGCGGTCGCTGATGGTGACGGTGCTGTGGCCTTCGGTGGCGCAGAGGTGGTAGATGAGGCGGACGGCTTCGGCGGCCTGTTCGTCGACGGTGAGGCGTTTGTCGTGGACGCGGTACCCGTAGGGGGTGATGCCGCCGGGCCATTGTCCTTTCTCGATGGCTTTGTGCGTGCCGGATTGGCTGCGGGCGATGAAGGTGTCGCGTTCCCATTCGGCGAAGGCGGTGATGACGCCGAAGGCGACTTTGCCCATGGGGGTGGTGTTGTCGATCATCTGTTCGGTGACGCTTTTGAAGGCGACGCCGGACTGGGTGAAGTCCTCGATGAGTTTGTACGCGAGGCCGGGTTTGCGGGCGAGGCGGTCGAGGCGGTAGACGAGGACGACGTCGATGTCTTTGTTCTGGATGGTGTGGAGGAGGGCGGTGAGGCCGGGGCGGTCTGGGGTGGTGCCGCTCCAGCCGGGGTCGGTGAAGCGGTGCGTGACGGTCCATCCGTGGGCGGCGGCGTGCGCTTCGAGGACGCTGGCCTGGGCGTCCAGGGAGTGGTTGGTGTCCGCCTGCTCGACGGTACTGACGCGGGTGTAGGTGGCGACACGAAGGGTCAAGTGGCTTTCTCCTATCGATGCCTTCATAATTAAGACCGTTAGTTTTTTGACAATACACGCAGCAAATATATTATTTTCGAGACTTGTATTATTGACAATACTACGAGAAAAACCATGGAAGCTATAAATGTTATTAACGACCAGCGATAGCACTCATAAGTATTCTGACCCGTTAAAAGTATGGTTATCAAACCTATGATTCCAAAAAGATATGTTGTCGAAAAAAACTCAGAAATTACATTCAACCAGATCGCCGGCCTAAGTCTTTTTATTTCCATAACGAACGGTCTGTCTTGAATAGTTAACAGAAGAGTCACTGCAGCCAAAAGAAATCCTAGCATTGTGAAAGCAGTACTGCTTAATGTAGCTTGTATGCCTTTATACAGACTATTGGTACTGTCAGGTATAAACCAGGCACATAGAGCAGATACAACAAGGGCTATCCAACCAGCTAACGACCGGTTGTTTAGAAGATGTTCCATTGCGTACCGCCTCCTCCAGTCCCCGATTTAGTGCAATTAGGGATTCTGCTGTCGCAGAAATTCATAATACCCCTTTTCGATCTGGACGTACATATCCGTGGTATCCAGGATCCTGGAGCCAACTGTGACGGAGCTCACATAAAATAGCATCTCTTCTTCGAGCAGGTTTACCCAGTCAGTTCGACGTGCCCCTGAGCTATTGGCTCTAATCCTCGCCTGGGCCCGCTTCACTACTGTGGGGAATTGGTTGAGCAGGCTGATCAACTCTTGTTGAATACCCATACCGATACTGCTAGTTTTACCCCCACTGCCTTTAAATCCAATCTTAAAAGATGCAGGCCCCAACGGGACACTGTCATAAGCTGCCATTATAGTTCCAAGCCCATTTATAGAGTTACCAACTACTCTTCCGAATCCACGTACAACTTCTATCTCAACTTCAGCGATAGCACCATCTATCTGCAATTTATAAAACGAAGCAGCGTCTATTAATGGTGCGATACTTAC encodes:
- the murA gene encoding UDP-N-acetylglucosamine 1-carboxyvinyltransferase: MLQLTPMQIVGGRTLKGEYAVQPSKNAALPIIVASLLSREPVRLHGIPRLSDIYTILDIVTHLGTRHTWEGPNTLTLHTPDILNTETPYSLVSKMRASFIVMGALLSRAGEATVSMPGGCAFGHRPVDQHVKAFRALGVDLDEEGGNFEARRVAPLGGRYVFEMLTVGATQNAILAAVLGTGQVVLENASIDTDVVDMIGFLNSLGANIEGAGTHTLVVTGVASLRGGEYTVIPDRIEAGTLMIAAAATRSHLTLTGVRPDHMRALSMKLTEMGVSILETDDTLSVNATSGVLLPTDITTGSFPGFPTDIQPQMSALLATVPGTSVVTDGVYTDRLTHVVELHRMGANIKVSGHTQTIQGAPLHGAPVKAADIRAGAALVVAALAAEGETTIDGMVYINRGYERFAERLRAIGASAVQPEPVLATAMD
- a CDS encoding transcriptional regulator — its product is MPKKERKRLQVVISEEQDALLTRTAYELSSPERLISKSEVVRLAIEKIAREMGEDIHLDELRSLLDDENVSEDA
- a CDS encoding protein kinase domain-containing protein gives rise to the protein MNGETGLVGSLLAARYEVGEVLGEGGSARVYRAHDRYLDRDVAVKVVHEHLSPQDRQRFLREIRTLARLNHPGIVTVYDLGEQDGQPYFTMPLLQGGPLTVLGPLEDDPAQLGRYLTAAAFVARALHHVHASGLIHRDLTPGNILLDQSGNPRIMDFGLVALSDFSRHLTRSGVTLGTPQYMAPEQARGSGVGPASDLYALGAVLYRVACGSPPFVGDSDQSILYQHVYDLPPDPRDLNPAVPDGLAQVLLGLLAKKPEDRPLNGEALAARLGLARRDAWTVAGRSQYRGGRGRSGEQLDGPLDATRLQEVWSTRLPGEVTWPSAVLGQSTHLAVGTRSGQLCLVSGSGTLQHQLQAGDEVTAPPTFHRESVLYGAWDGLLRRARLDGRPLWSHRTRAEITGAPTVWGNLVLTSSRDGHLHAVHLETGELQWAYRAAGPVAASPLVWGGAAIVADEEGWVHALDASTGVQLWRVQLQTVHATPALAPLGPREAALLVACWPGEVHALHLGIQNGHARTLPEPLLWTYDMEDELWAAPAVSGSTVVVAGWGGRVRALSLRGGDDLWERQLGGRITASPVIAGGQVYLATEDGELCVLSLKSGRVIWETRVPVGIQATPLVSGGALYVAFMDGTLKAYRSLDER
- a CDS encoding Sec-independent protein translocase subunit TatA/TatB — translated: MPNLGFPEIMIILVVALLVFGPKKLPDLGRSLGNGIREFRKGTQGLKDELEGSLKDTPAQPAAPTPTIAAPTVMASQAAVMPSAPVTRVVELGKSEQRDA
- a CDS encoding DedA family protein yields the protein MPLSSYIDPEYLLKTFSYVGLTGILFAETGLLLGFFLPGDSLLITAGIFAARGDLNLGLLMLLGTLAAFVGNTCGYLIGRRFGPLVFSRVRFLKPEYVEQAREYFAQHGNQTLVLSRFVPVIRTIVPTLAGTVNLDFRLFSLYNAAGAVLWGGGVTLAGYLLGKVIPKDVLDKYILLIIAVVLVASFVPVILEVLRRRRA
- a CDS encoding YifB family Mg chelatase-like AAA ATPase; translation: MLATARSVALIGVDAVPVEVEVDVSPGLPSFMLVGLPDQAVSEARERVRAAVRNSGYPFPAARITVNLAPADLRKEGPIYDLPIALGLLAAQDLLPAHALSGVIAAGELALDGSLRAIGGAVNLSLLAAASGHAVLLPAPSADEAALIDGVTVYGATNLRAAVEHLNGTRLLFPAPAPTPEPDAEALLDLLDIRGQTQAKRALEVALAGGHNLLMIGSPGSGKTMLARRAPSLLPRLTRAEALEVTRIHSAAGMLTGHGGLVQTPPYRAPHHTVSDAGLIGGGSVPRPGEVSLAHRGVLFLDEFPEFNRRALETLRQPLEDGEVLISRARGSVRYPAQFQLVAAMNPCP
- a CDS encoding recombinase family protein, with protein sequence MTLRVATYTRVSTVEQADTNHSLDAQASVLEAHAAAHGWTVTHRFTDPGWSGTTPDRPGLTALLHTIQNKDIDVVLVYRLDRLARKPGLAYKLIEDFTQSGVAFKSVTEQMIDNTTPMGKVAFGVITAFAEWERDTFIARSQSGTHKAIEKGQWPGGITPYGYRVHDKRLTVDEQAAEAVRLIYHLCATEGHSTVTISDRLTALGIPPHYQLDGRGVRGKSTVTHWRPGGVLRILKNPVYKGLPEYGKRNARAGTAGTGIVVGTAPVIVTPEIWERAQLMLSRNRLTALRNARNIYMLKSLIKCGSCGRTYVGSKAAKPRNEYYYGCTGRTVRGGRPESERCASPYVRGHDLDDHIRQGIRRILSNPDEALKAHEGQRPDLLDNQITQAERATQDTTHQRARLLDLYLSGDLDKGVYLERQAAIETRLQGLTLELTTLRDAARQQASAEHRARDVLALSAQLADRLDTLTDQEWQTLAHELVARVTVRPDGSTDVTWAL